The DNA region agaagaaaaaaaaaacaaaattaatggtATTTGATCTAATGTGATCGTCAAAAACTTTCCCAGCAAAagctgagagaagaagaagatcaaaaaactggttttcttctttcagtaTAATGGAAACAAAATAATCTCAGTCTTGTGGGAAGATCCGTTCGTAGAACAAGATATAAGCTTCAGAATGCAGAACCTTTTCCCATGAAACCTGTCTAACATGTGCATCGCTTACGTTATACCACACTGTGGAAGAGGACTCAGTCTCTTTAACTCGCTGACCTCCTCTTACATACGCCACATAATGACCTCCTCTCATCGTTCCTGAATGCTCCACCAATCCAGCCAGTCTGTAAACGGGTTCTTCCCTACatctgaaagaaacaaaaagaacaaagaatctgGTTTAACatgaaatcaaaaacagatCAAAATGTGGTGTCGCAAGAGATCATAGATGATACCTTGAGTCCATATACTGGCGAAGATCAATGACCTCTTTGAAAGCAACATGACCATTTAGCTTACTTAGCCTACCACGCAAATCTTGGCTAAATCGTTTTAGATGGATGGTTAATACAGGTGGGGCTTTGTTTATAAGTACTCTTTTAGTTGCATCTCTCTTTACTGTGATCAGTTtctcagaatcttcttcttcatcttgagCTCCTTTGGAATCACTTTCATTAGCTGAGTGAGAACTCGTAGCTTTTATTCCATTAGTGCTATGATCCTTGGCACTACAAGTATCACTTGGATCTTTCATAACAGCCACAACATCGTTTTCTCCAGAAACCCCATTTccaatttcattttcattttctttcagcCATCCGTTGCTGGTGTCACTTGATCTTGATTCATCGTTTTTGGATATTTGCTTTTCTCTCAACCGTTGGAGTTTAAGGTTCTTTGAACAGTTCTCGCAGTGCCAAGCATTGTCATCCGACAAAATCTCAGGCTTTGTGAAATGAGCCAAACACCTCTCAACAGACACCGGTGAATCCGAGTCATCGATTTCTTCAGGATCAGACTCGCTGCTGAACACCATAAAACCAACTCCTGAAGAAGCTTCAGCCTTGGAAGGAGGTCCAAAAACAGGTCCTTCGGTCATCTCGGGCTCATCAAATAAACcaccaaaatcaacaaaatcactGTTTTGTGGTTCATGATCACTAGTAACAAACGAAGATGAAGCCTCACATTCACTTTCCACAACCGTCTTATCATCACAGGATATTTCTTTGTATGGCATGTACAAAATCTGTGAATCTGCAACCATCAAAGGAAGCTCTTCCTCATCCCAAGGATTCACCGTNTTAGCTGAGTGAGAACTCGTAGCTTTTATTCCATTAGTGCTATGATCCTTGGCACTACAAGTATCACTTGGATCTTTCATAACAGCCACAACATCGTTTTCTCCAGAAACCCCATTTccaatttcattttcattttctttcagcCATCCGTTGCTGGTGTCACTTGATCTTGATTCATCGTTTTTGGATATTTGCTTTTCTCTCAACCGTTGGAGTTTAAGGTTCTTTGAACAGTTCTCGCAGTGCCAAGCATTGTCATCCGACAAAATCTCAGGCTTTGTGAAATGAGCCAAACACCTCTCAACAGACACCGGTGAATCCGAGTCATCGATTTCTTCAGGATCAGACTCGCTGCTGAACACCATAAAACCAACTCCTGAAGAAGCTTCAGCCTTGGAAGGAGGTCCAAAAACAGGTCCTTCGGTCATCTCGGGCTCATCAAATAAACcaccaaaatcaacaaaatcactGTTTTGTGGTTCATGATCACTAGTAACAAACGAAGATGAAGCCTCACATTCACTTTCCACAACCGTCTTATCATCACAGGATATTTCTTTGTATGGCATGTACAAAATCTGTGAATCTGCAACCATCAAAGGAAGCTCTTCCTCATCCCAAGGATTCACCGTGGAAGAACTTTCCCCTATACCAGGATCACCACCGATGCAACTAGCTTGATTGATTTCAGCAGAAATACCACTTGTAGCTGTGCATTCATCAGACTGCGTAGCTTGTACAtctttttcatccaaaatggcTTCCGCCTTTGCAACTTCTTCATTATCTAGCATCTGCCTCTCTGCGTTACCTTCCAAAGTCTGATCACTTGATGAAACTGAGGTATTGGCCGGAATATCTGGACCTGGTACAATTTGATTAGCCTCAGTTGTTGAGACATTCTCAATACCATCTTTTTGCATATCCATATTCGTCTCATCTCCAGAAGTTTCTGGTCCAATAATATCCAACCAGAAGCTATCGAAACCAGTTTCAATTTGTGTTGCACTTTCTAAGGCTTGTTTACTGTCAAGGGTTATAACTGAAGAAGTCTCTAAAGCAGGACCACTTTCAAGGGGTGCAAAGGTAGAACTGGATGTATCCGAATCAGCTAGGACAACCAAATCTTTTCCAGGAGAATTCAGTTCCGAAAGAGTTTTACTTGGGGGAACTTTTGAAACCTTACTGACCTTTGACACATTCTTGGGGACTCTTTTTGGTGGAAGCTTAGCTTTTTTTGCTCGAGAAACAGTTTGCGGCTTTTTCGGAGGAGTTTTCTTGAACGGTACGGGTAAGGAGAGATCCAAAAATGGCTCATAAACTTTTGAGGAATGCCCGCACTCCATACAAGAAACAATGCTTGAAGTTTCTCCCCCAAAGACAGAATCTATGAGAGTAGATTTTTGATCGTTATCAGAATCACCACGCTTCTTTCTCAAGGCTGACTCTTCGGTGCCCAACGAATCTAGTAAACAGCGTAGCAACTCGTGGCTATCATGCTGGTCATATCCCCTAAACTGGGGTGCCTTAGAACAAAAAGACCCAAAAAAGGCTCTAGGATTGATCGCACTCTTCAAGCCTGCCTCAGGTTTCGTTTCAGCGAATAATTTCTTCAGGGAAGATGCAAGAGGCCCACCGACCACAGATCCATCCTCCTTCAAGAAGTGATCGCGTAATTGATCCAAAGAAAGAAGATTCTGCATTATCGAATTAAAGAAACATGTGTTCCCAAGGTTAACTAAACCTCGCACAACATAACCATCTCTTGCTTCTATACCACTGGTCACAGCAACTTCTAACTTGATATCACTAGTGATGCTGCCACTTCCTGAGCACTGGTCTTCGATATCAGATGAAGCTAAATTGCTTAAAGATCTtcctttaattaatttaacaacCTCTGACAGCACGTCTTTCTTCTCaccattctcttctttttcaacaGGGAGAAGCGAATGGCATGGGAAACACCATCTTAACTGGGGATTTTCCCACTGAAGCACCAAACGGTGGCGCGTCAATCTGATATGCCTCACAACATGACTCTGAGGTCCAGTTGGTAAACCAACACCCCCACACACATAACAGCCACATTCCAAACAAAGCCAAATAGCTTTTTtgtcagaagaagaaaattcttTTTTCCCCTTATTTCCCTTTGCTTTAGTTCCTCTCTTACCATAGACCCCTTCCTTGCATTGGTCACACTTAATCTGCCGGGAAGACTTGATCTTATCAATCACTTTATCTAAATTGAGACCCTTGTCGAAATGCACACAAGCTTGGGTCTCCTTAACTGCTTTAACATCAACCTCAGCTATTTCCCCGGCTTGACTAGGCTGCTCTTCAGAGACCTCCTTGGAAAATGTGGTGGTTTGAATCTCCTTTGTTGGAGCTCGGGCCTTCTTCTTCGCTTTCTTGCCCATCAGTTACTGAAATGAAATACAAAGCCAGGAAAAGGAGAGTGAGTGATTAAATTTGTTACTTAATTtacagaaaccaaaaacaagtGTAGTAAAATACAAATGGAGCAATGAAGTGCAGAACAATAGATAAAACATTGGAAACATCACCAATACACAGATAAAGACAACACAGGAAAGAAACTAATCCAATTTCATCAAGGGCACATATGGGATAACTGGGAAAAAGGTAGCATCAGATTCAAAATCAGAACCTGCCCATTTCAACTTGAATGATTTTGAAGATAAACCACTCATAAAATTAAGAATTTTCACGAACTAAGAATTAGCCATCAAAATTTACAGAACTCTAAGAAGTAGTACCCACAAAGAAAAGTATACAACTTTGAAACGACTAGTAATCAAAGATCCAGAATCCAAAGTCCATAGGCATGGAAAATCTCATATCTTATTACTACTACTCAAAACAATCGTATCAAATCAAAAAGCAGAATTTAGAGAATTTACCAACAAAagcccagaagaagaagaagaagaagaagaacccaatAAGTGTTACTGCTTATTAGGAGAATATTCACATGAGAAGAATCGACACTCGAAAAATTGGGATCTAATCAAATTGGTTGATACGGGAGGggggagagagatagagatgttATCAGTGGGCTGCCGCCGTCAAAAAGGAGGAGACAGAGAGTCGACGAACCAGAGAAAGTTATGTGAAAAAATAGAATCGCTCCGAAAGAGAGGCGAAGACAAAGGGGCAAGTCTACTGACTTGAGAGGTTCTCAAATCGTCACCTTTTGCTTCATTCCTCCCGTAAATACAAAAGATATTtactcacttttttttgttttgttaagaCACACTAACCACAAATATgttccaaaagaagaaaattaaatacttttaaaaatattaatttaaggaTACAAATTTTTAGGATGTTTAGTGAAATAACCATATGATATGACCCAAATATAAcattatatcaaatcaaaaccaatatataaaaataaaaataaaaactattgaAAATTGTTACAACAAAATCTCTTTTACAAGGGAAAAACGTTTTAGAAGCAATAAAACATTACAGTTTTTGGGTTCATGCTATGATGGGATACAAGAACCAGCAAAGCCCCAAGGAAAGCTtcttgtatttaaaaaaatcactCTATGAAGTAAGTCTTCTTGAAAGATTCTTTGGGTTTGCCAGTTGACTCTTTTATTTCACAATTAAGCTCAACCTCCATTAGTCTGTGGTTTTCCTTTGACCGGCTCATTACCAAACCAAGATTCAGGTTATCACCTTCCTCAACATTTATAGGATTCGACATAATGAATACCTGCCAGTATCAGATCATCATAACACAGACATATTAGCGTCTGACAACAAAATCCAAAGCCTTAAATAATCATCACAGGGACAGGGATTGGCAAGTACGTACCTGTTGACCCCAGTGCGTGCAGTGCTGCTCACTTGGAGCTGTGGTCAACTCGATTTCTTGCTGTGCAGGGTCTTCTTTTCTCCCCTGgttaccaaaaacaaacaagtaacGAGTAAGTATATAAACAGTTTCTTCAAAACACACAATATATGATGCAACAACACCATAATCTGTAGTCTGCCCAAACTAACCAAGAACTGAACATCGAACCATCCACCAAAACCACATAGCCTTGTGTGCTCCACATTGATGACTGACGATACACTTGATCTGACTTCCTCAATTTCACTGACAGAGGCAGTCAAACAATCCATCTCTTTGACAATTGTAGGGGTGCCTATGATTTGTTGTGGATTCAAGTCATTCCACATTGCCGTCTGTGTACACAAAAGACAAATTTTATGAGTTTCCATGAAATAACAGAGCAAAAGGGTTTGTAAGTAACTTATCCAAAGAGAAATCTAATTTATACAAATAAGAGCTTTGAAATCACCTGTATGTAATACTTTTCTTGCTCTTCAGCAAAAGGTTTCGTTAGAACTTCCATATCGACCCCATAGTAACTTTTGATCTCATCAGAAAAGTTATGCCAGTCCGCCATTGCCCcatcaaaatcattcctcttcCGATCTGCCATATTGGATTTGATGGGTGCAAGCCACATGCGAGCATGACTAGGGTACCTATTGGATTTCAAGCATACTATTTGTTATGCTTAGACACACAAAGTACCAACAATCAACCAAAtcttttacaaaattgttttcAATATTAGCAATATGTGCCACATGACCTCACAACTTATGCACGAAATTTCATTAGAAGTTCTATAACTGGCATTGGAGGAAAAGGTTATGCCATTAAGATGTTAAACAATACAACCACACAACATCAAGCTCACAAGTGCCATAGGCTCATAagtgacaaaagaaaaagaatagaaataaaataacagaAAACCCACTTACATGACACCAGTCGGCTTTAACCATCGGTCACGAGCACTAATCACAGAATCAAACATGGACTCCCGCAGAAGGAAGTATCCCATCCACTCCGAGATAATCACATCAACTGCTCATTAAATTGAATATGTAAATATTAGCGGAATGTAAAGTAGAGTACAAATTCTCAGGAGAAACATGTTAGTGTCTCAGACCCTCAAGCCTATAGTCAATAATTTGTCAATCCATAGTTTCTAATAACCAATACTGATATAATGTCATTATTCTTAGGCTTctgaatatcaaacaacagtAGGTTCATTTAACAACGGACTCTATTATCTCCTTACTCTTTACTTGAAAATAAGCATGATAcacttaaatcttttttttttcttttgcagtgaaagagaaaagatgtTAAAACAGAATAATACCCTTCTCTGGCAATGAAATATCCTCGACTGAGCCTTCAATGACTTCAACAATATGGTCAAGGTTATTGGCTTTGACAAGGGCACGAGCATGATCAGCCATTTTAGTAGCTTCAACTGCATAAACCTTCCTAGCACCAGCTTGAGCTGACCAAATAGCAAGTATTCCACTTCCAGTGCCCACGTCTAAGATAGTCTTCATCACCattacaaaagacaaaaaaattagcCAAATATTAATACAACAAGATTATAAAAGACCAATGGATTTATAACTTAGCAATAGATATCTTTAAGACCAAAATCATCGAATACAGACATATCAAAAGTGGTCAAGTTTATCTAACACAGCTCAAAAGAAAGATATGAACTTTATTATACCTTGCCCTCAAAGTGATGTTTGTTCTGGAAAACGGCATTGAAGTAAGCATCCATACGGACACGGTCGGAGAGCATATCTTTCTGGTGGTAGAGGAAAGAGTAAGTGCAGAAGTACTGAGCGTAGTCAACTTCTTTGTCAACTGGAGCCGACGGTCCTCCACCGCCGGTTCCGGCCGCTCGTCCGCCCATTGTGCCGCCGTTGTTGGAGCCCCTCATCTTCAGCCTACAGACTTGCAAAGAGATGCTTTCGACTGcggcaaaaaacaaaactttgttcCCTTTAATTGGAAAAGCGGAAGTGGGGGAGAGCTGCTTGAGTGTTTTTTCAGACGGCGACGGACCAACTTCGGAAAACCTTAGGGTtcctttttataaaacaaaaccaaatcatattACTGGGTTTCCTTCATTCGGCCCATTTGCTTTTCAAGCCCAAATTTATCGGCCCCTCCAGATTTTTAATTTACCAATGAATAATAACTCTTTGATgcaaaataaacttttttaacaaaaaaaaaatccttcaaaGCAAAATTCAAAAGACCAGGAAAATGTTTTCTCATAAACCATAGTTTGTGTagaaaaatctaaagaaaaagaaaagaaaaaaaccatagTACTAAGACCAAAAGACATTGTCTTCTGCCACAAGTAAGGTATCTGAATCCCCATCTTCAGTTCTGCTCAGCCGTCACCGGCACGGTAGGCTCATCGGCTTTCTTCATTGGAGATGTTTCCATCACAACATCACCACTTTTCTCGTTAGGTGCAACCACCATATCGGAAGGATTAGGGTCTGGGTTTAGAACTGAGGGATTCATTGATGACTCTTCCAGTTCAGGATCAGTATCTCCGCTCTGATCATAGTCATGTGGCTCGCTTTCACCTGAGAAACCGCTTGAGtcaccttcttcatcatcttcttcggcTTCGTCTATTGGAAGATCAGCTTCAGCCAAGTCTACGTTTTGCTCTGGAGGTCTCTGTTGCAGCGGAATAGCGTTGCTTATGGGCTGTTCAGTCTTTTGCTTCTCATTGTAAACTTCCATTTCACTTCGGTATCTCTCTTTGTCCTCCATTGCCTTCCCTTGGTAAAtctaaaaataagagaaaatcaAACAGATCATGAGACAACAAACCTAACAAAGACTTTGATAACAACTCAAAAGATTAGAGTATGTGAAGCTTAAATACCGATTTCTCATCTTCATGCAGCTTGTTCCATAGTTCACCAATCATCCTGCTGATATCCCTATCCTTACCGGGATGAAGCGGTTTCAGCCTCGCGTGCTGCTCCGCGAAAAAGAAGTTATAACCACTTCTGTTGGGTTTTGGATGAGCAGGATCACGTCTTTTAATCTctgatttctttcttctcctacGGCGTTTTGCTACTCCTCCGGTAACACCCTGAGGATTGGCAGAACTGTTCCAAGTGTTGGGGAGGACACCATGGCTCTGTTGCGGAGTTTGATGAGCACCTGTGTTCTGAGGAATTAGCTGATACAGAACTCCTTTAAGCTGCTCTGATCCTATTGTTACAGTTACAAGGTAAccattttcaaattttccatCGATCACTCCAACCACATTTGATCCAGCAACAGGTCCTGAAACAATAACAACACAAAGATTATAAGGGTTTTACTCAGATTTAAGTCACACTATCTCAGTTGGAACATTTCATAGAAAGAGAAAAGGTTGAGACCTCCGAAGAATTCTCCAGGATTGATCTTCGGCTGTGGGGTAAAGTTTAGACCTGGGAGTTCATGTGCAGGTCTAATTGCTCCCAGCATAAGTCCTGGTCTAGCAGATGGGGTCTGCATAGAGTCTAGAGAAGATATGTGTATtacaaaacagagaacaaaCTGAAAGATATCTGAAGTTCTGGTGAAATAGTAAAAAGGTTTTAATGTGCAACAAACCTGGAGGAACCTGGCCATTAGTTCTGAAGTAATAGATTTGCTCATAATTGCTAAGCAGCGAGAAGTAGTATTTGCGCAGAACATAGGACGCGTTTGTTGCAGTTGGAGGAAAGACAAACGTAGCAGTTACTTCTTTCCATCTCCTTTCATTAAGTATCTGCAGTTCAAAGAAGGAAAAGGATCCAAGAACAAAAGGTCACTATAGATTTCAAACAATAGCAAATCTATGAGACTTAGAAAACAGATAATACACATAGCATGGAATCAATATTATCGACATACCTTATTGATTCCACCACGAGATGTTACCTCAACAAAAAGCTTGTGCAGGTCCAAATCTCTCCCTCCTATGATCGGAACCCTACAATCACAAATGCAATATGTAGAATGGTTATAGCTATAAGCTATATATGAAGCATTGCACAAGAAGCAAAAGGAACATTGCGTGAAACACAAAAGAATAATACGCTACTGTAAATTAGACTAAATACACACATGTACATAAAAGAGACTCATGATATAGACAGAGAATCTCGTGCAATGGTAAGTGGTAGAACATGAAACTTTTATAGTTCAAGGTGAAAACACAAAGcatgaatcatcatcaacccaagAGCTTAAACCTCAAAGATGGAGACTTTCTAAACACAAATTTCTATCAGAGCCAGCCAACAGATAACCTCTGAGTTTATAAATCTAATAATGAGTAAGAAATGATATGGGAGAAAAGAAGCTTACATGAATTTAGTACCCAAGAGAGAGTGCAGCCTTTCCAAGGAAGACATGAAAAGCCTAGGGTCTGCAACCACAGCCTCATACGTTGCTTCAGGGGTAACACAAACATTGTTCATTGGCACTGACCCTTGCTTAAGACAAGAGCTTGATGCCATTCCTACCAcaaccaaaaagacaaaaagaaaaaagaaaaggtcaGCACTTTAAGATCATTTACTCTCTTTAACAACCACTAAACCTTCTTCAGCATTTACTATCCGGCttattaatgaaacaaaagGCAGAGACTTTAAGGCTCTGCACATCTGTGTGTTGTAATTAACCGTCTTCCAAATTAAACAGAAACTCAAAGATACACATGACAGGAGTTCAAATTTACGATATTATCCACAAAGATGCATGCGAATGATATTTAAGTCTTGAAATATAAACTAGTAAAGAGATTGCAAAGTCCAAGAAAGGCTAgcttagagaaaagaaaagaaaaagctgtAAAGCCCTTTCATAAAATCTTCTACTCCTTCTGTTTCTTCTATGCAGAACAAAAACTGAATACGACAGATTGCCATTAAATGTAAAAGGACTTGTGCTACAGAAACAAACCACTCTTTAAGGAATCAAAACAAAGACACATCTCTTTcacccaatctctctctctctctctctctctctctctgacaagaaagaaaaaaagggaatttTTTTATGCGCCGGCAACGTATTTTTCCTGAGATTTGTAGgaacaaaaaccaagaaaaccctCCGGAACAGGCATATTAACAAATACTACAACATTGCAGGCATCTCTCTACTGATAATTTAATGCCCCAAACCTTCCAAGAAGCCATCAATTGAATGAATATATGACCAAAGAAACTACGAATAGATTTGTTCGATAGATGCAACAGAGGAAAACGAATTTAACATcaaagatgaaagaaaccatTTTTGGGGTTTCCCGCGAGGCAGCAAAAAGCCCAGACgacagaaaaaaaagagatatgataaaataatactaatagaGAGACTCATACAGAAAGATTTAaaagacaagagagaaaaaaagtaatCACCTTTGCTAACCATTTTACCCTTGAATATTCATAAAAATGAAAGCTTTGGTTTCTCTTTAATGGTGAAATGAGAGTGCATATAGCGGAAAATATAATGAAAGAGAGAACGCGTACGTTGATTGATGTGTATGTGTAAATGATTTGTGTGTGTAGGTGAAAAATAAGGAACCCAGATGAAAGATATAAATAACAGATGGGGTGGCTATAAAATAggtcaaatttttatatatttaccaaAGGGTGAGAGAGAATTGAGCTCTATATATGATAAATAATGCACGATATAAGGAAGATTAgatatattatatcaaaatttgaagggggaaaacaattttctattttaatgcAAAAAATTTAGATCTTGAAGATTGAccacaaaattatcaaatttttgacatttttttttgtattttaatacattttttttttttgataaatatagtTCTAATGAGTTTTTattcaaaccaaatttgtttctatttttatacaatactttta from Camelina sativa cultivar DH55 chromosome 3, Cs, whole genome shotgun sequence includes:
- the LOC104762694 gene encoding ubiquitin carboxyl-terminal hydrolase 2-like isoform X3 is translated as MGKKAKKKARAPTKEIQTTTFSKEVSEEQPSQAGEIAEVDVKAVKETQACVHFDKGLNLDKVIDKIKSSRQIKCDQCKEGVYGKRGTKAKGNKGKKEFSSSDKKAIWLCLECGCYVCGGVGLPTGPQSHVVRHIRLTRHRLVLQWENPQLRWCFPCHSLLPVEKEENGEKKDVLSEVVKLIKGRSLSNLASSDIEDQCSGSGSITSDIKLEVAVTSGIEARDGYVVRGLVNLGNTCFFNSIMQNLLSLDQLRDHFLKEDGSVVGGPLASSLKKLFAETKPEAGLKSAINPRAFFGSFCSKAPQFRGYDQHDSHELLRCLLDSLGTEESALRKKRGDSDNDQKSTLIDSVFGGETSSIVSCMECGHSSKVYEPFLDLSLPVPFKKTPPKKPQTVSRAKKAKLPPKRVPKNVSKVSKVSKVPPSKTLSELNSPGKDLVVLADSDTSSSTFAPLESGPALETSSVITLDSKQALESATQIETGFDSFWLDIIGPETSGDETNMDMQKDGIENVSTTEANQIVPGPDIPANTSVSSSDQTLEGNAERQMLDNEEVAKAEAILDEKDVQATQSDECTATSGISAEINQASCIGGDPGIGESSSTVNPWDEEELPLMVADSQILYMPYKEISCDDKTVVESECEASSSFVTSDHEPQNSDFVDFGGLFDEPEMTEGPVFGPPSKAEASSGVGFMVFSSESDPEEIDDSDSPVSVERCLAHFTKPEILSDDNAWHCENCSKNLKLQRLREKQISKNDESRSSDTSNGWLKENENEIGNGVSGENDVVAVMKDPSDTCSAKDHSTNGIKATSSHSANESDSKGAQDEEEDSEKLITVKRDATKRVLINKAPPVLTIHLKRFSQDLRGRLSKLNGHVAFKEVIDLRQYMDSRCREEPVYRLAGLVEHSGTMRGGHYVAYVRGGQRVKETESSSTVWYNVSDAHVRQVSWEKVLHSEAYILFYERIFPQD
- the LOC104762694 gene encoding ubiquitin carboxyl-terminal hydrolase 2-like isoform X1, which translates into the protein MGKKAKKKARAPTKEIQTTTFSKEVSEEQPSQAGEIAEVDVKAVKETQACVHFDKGLNLDKVIDKIKSSRQIKCDQCKEGVYGKRGTKAKGNKGKKEFSSSDKKAIWLCLECGCYVCGGVGLPTGPQSHVVRHIRLTRHRLVLQWENPQLRWCFPCHSLLPVEKEENGEKKDVLSEVVKLIKGRSLSNLASSDIEDQCSGSGSITSDIKLEVAVTSGIEARDGYVVRGLVNLGNTCFFNSIMQNLLSLDQLRDHFLKEDGSVVGGPLASSLKKLFAETKPEAGLKSAINPRAFFGSFCSKAPQFRGYDQHDSHELLRCLLDSLGTEESALRKKRGDSDNDQKSTLIDSVFGGETSSIVSCMECGHSSKVYEPFLDLSLPVPFKKTPPKKPQTVSRAKKAKLPPKRVPKNVSKVSKVSKVPPSKTLSELNSPGKDLVVLADSDTSSSTFAPLESGPALETSSVITLDSKQALESATQIETGFDSFWLDIIGPETSGDETNMDMQKDGIENVSTTEANQIVPGPDIPANTSVSSSDQTLEGNAERQMLDNEEVAKAEAILDEKDVQATQSDECTATSGISAEINQASCIGGDPGIGESSSTVNPWDEEELPLMVADSQILYMPYKEISCDDKTVVESECEASSSFVTSDHEPQNSDFVDFGGLFDEPEMTEGPVFGPPSKAEASSGVGFMVFSSESDPEEIDDSDSPVSVERCLAHFTKPEILSDDNAWHCENCSKNLKLQRLREKQISKNDESRSSDTSNGWLKENENEIGNGVSGENDVVAVMKDPSDTCSAKDHSTNGIKATSSHSANESDSKGAQDEEEDSEKLITVKRDATKRVLINKAPPVLTIHLKRFSQDLRGRLSKLNGHVAFKEVIDLRQYMDSRCREEPVYRLAGLVEHSGTMRGGHYVAYVRGGQRVKETESSSTVWYNVSDAHVRQVSWEKVLHSEAYILFYERIFPQD
- the LOC104762694 gene encoding ubiquitin carboxyl-terminal hydrolase 2-like isoform X2, which produces MGKKAKKKARAPTKEIQTTTFSKEVSEEQPSQAGEIAEVDVKAVKETQACVHFDKGLNLDKVIDKIKSSRQIKCDQCKEGVYGKRGTKAKGNKGKKEFSSSDKKAIWLCLECGCYVCGGVGLPTGPQSHVVRHIRLTRHRLVLQWENPQLRWCFPCHSLLPVEKEENGEKKDVLSEVVKLIKGRSLSNLASSDIEDQCSGSGSITSDIKLEVAVTSGIEARDGYVVRGLVNLGNTCFFNSIMQNLLSLDQLRDHFLKEDGSVVGGPLASSLKKLFAETKPEAGLKSAINPRAFFGSFCSKAPQFRGYDQHDSHELLRCLLDSLGTEESALRKKRGDSDNDQKSTLIDSVFGGETSSIVSCMECGHSSKVYEPFLDLSLPVPFKKTPPKKPQTVSRAKKAKLPPKRVPKNVSKVSKVSKVPPSKTLSELNSPGKDLVVLADSDTSSSTFAPLESGPALETSSVITLDSKQALESATQIETGFDSFWLDIIGPETSGDETNMDMQKDGIENVSTTEANQIVPGPDIPANTSVSSSDQTLEGNAERQMLDNEEVAKAEAILDEKDVQATQSDECTATSGISAEINQASCIGGDPGIGESSSTVNPWDEEELPLMVADSQILYMPYKEISCDDKTVVESECEASSSFVTSDHEPQNSDFVDFGGLFDEPEMTEGPVFGPPSKAEASSGVGFMVFSSESDPEEIDDSDSPVSVERCLAHFTKPEILSDDNAWHCENCSKNLKLQRLREKQISKNDESRSSDTSNGWLKENENEIGNGVSGENDVVAVMKDPSDTCSAKDHSTNGIKATSSHSANESDSKGAQDEEEDSEKLITVKRDATKRVLINKAPPVLTIHLKRFSQDLRGRLSKLNGHVAFKEVIDLRQYMDSRCREEPVYRLAGLVEHSGTMRGGHYVAYVRGGQRVKETESSSTVWYNVSDAHVRQVSWEKVLHSEAYILFYERIFPQD
- the LOC104762697 gene encoding protein arginine N-methyltransferase PRMT10-like, producing MRGSNNGGTMGGRAAGTGGGGPSAPVDKEVDYAQYFCTYSFLYHQKDMLSDRVRMDAYFNAVFQNKHHFEGKTILDVGTGSGILAIWSAQAGARKVYAVEATKMADHARALVKANNLDHIVEVIEGSVEDISLPEKVDVIISEWMGYFLLRESMFDSVISARDRWLKPTGVMYPSHARMWLAPIKSNMADRKRNDFDGAMADWHNFSDEIKSYYGVDMEVLTKPFAEEQEKYYIQTAMWNDLNPQQIIGTPTIVKEMDCLTASVSEIEEVRSSVSSVINVEHTRLCGFGGWFDVQFLGRKEDPAQQEIELTTAPSEQHCTHWGQQVFIMSNPINVEEGDNLNLGLVMSRSKENHRLMEVELNCEIKESTGKPKESFKKTYFIE
- the LOC104762705 gene encoding high mobility group B protein 15 isoform X2, whose amino-acid sequence is MASSSCLKQGSVPMNNVCVTPEATYEAVVADPRLFMSSLERLHSLLGTKFMVPIIGGRDLDLHKLFVEVTSRGGINKILNERRWKEVTATFVFPPTATNASYVLRKYYFSLLSNYEQIYYFRTNGQVPPDSMQTPSARPGLMLGAIRPAHELPGLNFTPQPKINPGEFFGGPVAGSNVVGVIDGKFENGYLVTVTIGSEQLKGVLYQLIPQNTGAHQTPQQSHGVLPNTWNSSANPQGVTGGVAKRRRRRKKSEIKRRDPAHPKPNRSGYNFFFAEQHARLKPLHPGKDRDISRMIGELWNKLHEDEKSIYQGKAMEDKERYRSEMEVYNEKQKTEQPISNAIPLQQRPPEQNVDLAEADLPIDEAEEDDEEGDSSGFSGESEPHDYDQSGDTDPELEESSMNPSVLNPDPNPSDMVVAPNEKSGDVVMETSPMKKADEPTVPVTAEQN
- the LOC104762705 gene encoding high mobility group B protein 15 isoform X1, whose protein sequence is MVSKGMASSSCLKQGSVPMNNVCVTPEATYEAVVADPRLFMSSLERLHSLLGTKFMVPIIGGRDLDLHKLFVEVTSRGGINKILNERRWKEVTATFVFPPTATNASYVLRKYYFSLLSNYEQIYYFRTNGQVPPDSMQTPSARPGLMLGAIRPAHELPGLNFTPQPKINPGEFFGGPVAGSNVVGVIDGKFENGYLVTVTIGSEQLKGVLYQLIPQNTGAHQTPQQSHGVLPNTWNSSANPQGVTGGVAKRRRRRKKSEIKRRDPAHPKPNRSGYNFFFAEQHARLKPLHPGKDRDISRMIGELWNKLHEDEKSIYQGKAMEDKERYRSEMEVYNEKQKTEQPISNAIPLQQRPPEQNVDLAEADLPIDEAEEDDEEGDSSGFSGESEPHDYDQSGDTDPELEESSMNPSVLNPDPNPSDMVVAPNEKSGDVVMETSPMKKADEPTVPVTAEQN